A stretch of DNA from Calditerricola satsumensis:
GACGCCTACCCCGTCGAGGCGCTGGTGTTCCCCGCCCTGACGCGCCAGGTGGTGCTGCCGAAGCGCATTCCCGCGGGCGTCCGCCTCGTGGGGCTCACCGCCGGGCAGCGCCTGCACCTCGGCGACGGCACCGCCCTAACTGCGCTCCATCCCCGCCAGATGCTCTCCCTTTCCCCCCAAAACAACGCCTTGGTGTTTCGTCTCACGCACGGCGACACGCGCTTTCTGTTCACCGGCTCGATCCACGCCGAAGCGGAAAAGGCCATTCTGGAGGCGGAAACCGATCTGGCTGCCGCCGTGCTGAAGGTGAGCGATTGCGGCAGCGCGCAAGGGTCGCACCCCGATTTCCTGGCGGCGGTCGACCCCGAGGTGGCCGTCGTGTTTTCGCGGGGCGAGGGAGAGGATTTCGGTCGAGAAGACGTGCTCGAGCGGCTGTCGGACTCGTGGGCCGAGATCTACCAGCCGTCCCGCCACGGAGCGGTCGCCGTGATCACCGACGGGACCCAGTATCAGGTCGTTCTTGGCCGTCTGCGCGCCGGACAGCAGGATTCGGCGCCGGAAAAAGAGAAACACGGTAGGTGACACGGGATTCGCGACAAAGGAGGAACGGTCGCCTTGAAAGCCCCCAAGATCTCCGACGCCGTGATCCGGCGCCTGCCGGTCTACCTCCGCTACCTGACCTACCTCGACAGCCTGGGCGTGAAAACCGTTTCCTCCCAGGAGCTCGGCGAAAAACTGGGCATGAATCCGGCGCAGATCCGCAAAGACCTGGCCCATTTCGGCGAGTTTGGCTGCAAAGGCGTGGGCTATGACGTGCCGTATCTCATCGAGAAGATTCGCCAGATTTTGAAATTGGACCGCCCGATTCCCCTCTGCCTGGTCGGCGCCGGCCACCTCGGCCACGCCCTGTGCCACTACACCATGTATCGCCAGGACAACTTGCGCATCGTGGCCGTGTTTGACAACGATCCGGCCAAGATCGGCCGCGAGATCGGCGTGCTGCGCATCCAGCCCATCGAAGAATTGCCCGACACGGTCAAGGCCAAGGGCATTCGCATTGGCATCATCGCCGTCCCGGCCGACGCCGCGCAACGCGTGGCCGATTTGCTCGTCGAGGCGGGGATCGAGGCGATCCTCAACTTTGCTCCGGTCAACCTGCGCGTCAAGGAAGGGGTGCGGGTGCACCACGCCGACGTCACCCTGGAGCTCCACAGCTTGGCCTACTACCTCCCCTAGGTTTCCAGCGCCTCCTTCGCATAGCGCGCGCCTGCCGCACCGAGACTACGGGGTGAGAGGTGACGCGCGTGCACACGGTGTGGAAAGGATCGATCAGCTTCGGTTTGGTCAACATCCCCGTGCGCCTGTTTGCGGCCACGGAAGAGAAGGACATCCGCTTTCGCTACCTGCACAAGACGTGCCACACGCCAATCGAATACGTGCGGCGCTGTCCCCATTGCAACGAGGACGTGGCGTGGGACGACATCGTGCGCGGCTACGAGTACGAGCCGGGGAAGTTCGTCATCCTCACCGAGGAAGACGTCAGCGCCGTCCAGCCCGAAGCGCGCAAAGCGATCGAAATCCTCGATTTTGTCAACCTGTCCGAGATCGATCCCGTCTACTTCGACAAGTCCTATTACCTCTCGCCCGCCGAAAACGGGGAAAAGGCGTACGCCCTCCTGCGCCGCGCCATGGAGGAGACGGGAAAAATCGCCATCGCCCGCGTCACGATGCGCGCCAAGGCGTCGCTGTGCGCTGTGCGGGTCTTCCGCGACGCCCTGGTCCTCGAGACGCTGTTTTATCCCGATGAGGTGCGCAGCATCCGGCTGGTGCCCAATCTCCCGGTCGAAGCCGACCTGAACGAAAAGGAAGTGCGCATGGCCGTGCAGCTGGTGGAACACCTGTCGGCCCCCTTTGAGCCGGAGAAGTACACCGACACGTACCGCGAGGCCCTGCGCGCGTTGATTGCCAAGAAGATCGAAGGGGAAGAGGTGAAGGTGGCCCCTGCCCCGCGCCCGGCCAACGTGGTCGACCTGATGGCGGCCTTGCAGGCGTCGCTGGAGGCCACCCAAAAGGACGCGCCCCCGGCAAAGCGCGCAACCCGCCGGCGAAAGAAGGCGACCGGATAATGGCGCGCCGATCGAGCCGGCCATCGGCGGAAGCGGCCATGCCCTTTGCCCCCATGGAACCGATCCTGAGCCGTTCCTTGCCGCGCGACCCGGCCTACGTGTACCAGGTGAAATGGGACGGCGTGCGGCTTTTGGCCGACGTGGCTCCCGACGGCGTCCGCTTGTGGTCGAAAAAGGGGGTCGACGTCACCCTGGCGTTTCCCGAGCTGGTGGCGGCCCTCGCGCCGCTGGGGCGGCGGCGCCGGTGGCTCGACGGCGAGGCGGTCGTCCTCAATGGGGAGGGCCGTCCGTCCTTTGCCGATGTGGTGCGCCGCATCCGGGTCCGCCACGCGGACAAAGCGCAAGGGTACGCCCGCACGTTGCCGGCGCGCTACGCGGTGTTCGACTGCCTGCGCGACGGGGAGGCGGTGCTGTTTGCCCAGCCGTGGGAGGTGCGCCAGGAGTATTTACATAATCTTATTCCGGTAAACTCCGAGGCCCTGTTTGCGGTGGAAACCTTTGCCGACGGGATGGCGCTGTGGACGCGCGTGGTCGCCCGCGGCGAGGAGGGGGTGGTGGCCAAGCGCCGCCATGGCCTCTATGTGCCGGGGAAACGGCACGGTGACTGGGTGAAGGTGAAGGCCAGCCGCGAGGGCGTGTTTGCTGTCGTGGGCCTGGTGGAACACAGCGGCCGCGTCCGCTCCGTGCTCCTCGCCGAGCGAACCGCCGACGGCGCATGGGCGTATGTCGGACGCGTGGCATCCGGCCTCTCGGAGCGGGAGCGGCGGCTCCTGGCCTCCGGCACGGCCCA
This window harbors:
- a CDS encoding ComEC/Rec2 family competence protein, translating into MGAVVRMVLVLVAIGGLAGGWAQPVAAPRPVAQPEVDWTGLKVTFLPIGQGEATLLQWSSGETALIDTGMAEVRARLFASLEEAGVRRLNWLILSSDMPEVAGNAQAVLDAYPVEALVFPALTRQVVLPKRIPAGVRLVGLTAGQRLHLGDGTALTALHPRQMLSLSPQNNALVFRLTHGDTRFLFTGSIHAEAEKAILEAETDLAAAVLKVSDCGSAQGSHPDFLAAVDPEVAVVFSRGEGEDFGREDVLERLSDSWAEIYQPSRHGAVAVITDGTQYQVVLGRLRAGQQDSAPEKEKHGR
- a CDS encoding redox-sensing transcriptional repressor Rex, which translates into the protein MKAPKISDAVIRRLPVYLRYLTYLDSLGVKTVSSQELGEKLGMNPAQIRKDLAHFGEFGCKGVGYDVPYLIEKIRQILKLDRPIPLCLVGAGHLGHALCHYTMYRQDNLRIVAVFDNDPAKIGREIGVLRIQPIEELPDTVKAKGIRIGIIAVPADAAQRVADLLVEAGIEAILNFAPVNLRVKEGVRVHHADVTLELHSLAYYLP
- the ku gene encoding non-homologous end joining protein Ku — protein: MTRVHTVWKGSISFGLVNIPVRLFAATEEKDIRFRYLHKTCHTPIEYVRRCPHCNEDVAWDDIVRGYEYEPGKFVILTEEDVSAVQPEARKAIEILDFVNLSEIDPVYFDKSYYLSPAENGEKAYALLRRAMEETGKIAIARVTMRAKASLCAVRVFRDALVLETLFYPDEVRSIRLVPNLPVEADLNEKEVRMAVQLVEHLSAPFEPEKYTDTYREALRALIAKKIEGEEVKVAPAPRPANVVDLMAALQASLEATQKDAPPAKRATRRRKKATG
- a CDS encoding ATP-dependent DNA ligase, giving the protein MARRSSRPSAEAAMPFAPMEPILSRSLPRDPAYVYQVKWDGVRLLADVAPDGVRLWSKKGVDVTLAFPELVAALAPLGRRRRWLDGEAVVLNGEGRPSFADVVRRIRVRHADKAQGYARTLPARYAVFDCLRDGEAVLFAQPWEVRQEYLHNLIPVNSEALFAVETFADGMALWTRVVARGEEGVVAKRRHGLYVPGKRHGDWVKVKASREGVFAVVGLVEHSGRVRSVLLAERTADGAWAYVGRVASGLSERERRLLASGTAHLVTESPPFRGAVERQRGERVRWLVPHLAACVQYREKTPDGRLRHPKLVGFVVPPPDWTGDGEEQ